From one Bos indicus x Bos taurus breed Angus x Brahman F1 hybrid chromosome 7, Bos_hybrid_MaternalHap_v2.0, whole genome shotgun sequence genomic stretch:
- the ZNF358 gene encoding zinc finger protein 358 isoform X1: protein MRRSVLVRNPGHKGRRPDYEELDSDSEDLDPDPEELDPASEKQEPEPEDLHTVSEDVDPSYEDLEPVSEALDAEADAPGSISGIRDSDPQDLDPLSSSFDDPDVIGPVPLILDPNSDTLSPTASPDLDSLSSDLPATPEVLTAAPAVLPAPASPPRPFSCPDCGRAFRRSSGLSQHRRTHSGEKPYRCPDCGKSFSHGATLAQHRGIHTGARPYQCAACGKAFGWRSTLLKHRSSHSGEKPHHCPVCGKAFGHGSLLAQHLRTHGGPRPHKCPVCAKGFGQGSALLKHLRTHTGERPYPCPQCGKAFGQSSALLQHQRTHTAERPYRCPHCGKAFGQSSNLQHHLRTHTGERPYACPHCSKAFGQSSALLQHLHVHSGERPYRCQLCGKAFGQASSLTKHKRVHEGAAAAAAAAAAAAGLGLSPASMLRPGQASLLGPDAVSVLSPGPSSGLDRDPGSGLGSLPNPNLKPTSGSGSSPSPDSALSSDPKPGHNANSDLLASPDHRSGPSPDTDPVPSPDSNSKSHPDPGSPICDTVSPALPTGESPRWVQEQEALLGPDG, encoded by the coding sequence ATGAGGCGTTCCGTCTTAGTCAGGAACCCAGGCCACAAGGGCAGGAGGCCGGATTATGAAGAGCTTGACTCAGACTCAGAAGACCTAGACCCTGACCCAGAAGAGCTGGACCCGGCTTCCGAAAAGCAGGAGCCTGAGCCGGAAGACCTCCACACTGTCTCTGAGGACGTGGACCCCAGCTATGAAGATCTGGAGCCTGTCTCCGAGGCTCTGGATGCGGAGGCGGATGCTCCAGGCTCCATCTCGGGGATCCGTGACTCCGACCCCCAAGATCTCGACCCCCTGTCTTCAAGTTTCGACGACCCCGACGTCATCGGCCCGGTTCCCCTGATCCTCGACCCTAACAGCGACACCCTCAGTCCCACTGCCTCCCCAGACCTGGACTCCCTCTCCTCCGACCTCCCTGCCACCCCTGAGGTCCTGACCGCTGCCCCCGCGGTGCTCCCTGCACCTGCCAGCCCGCCCCGGCCCTTCTCCTGCCCCGACTGCGGGCGAGCCTTCCGCCGCAGCTCGGGGCTGAGCCAGCACCGCCGCACGCACAGCGGCGAGAAGCCCTACCGCTGCCCCGACTGCGGCAAATCATTCAGCCACGGCGCCACGCTGGCGCAGCACCGGGGCATCCACACTGGCGCGCGGCCCTACCAGTGCGCCGCATGCGGCAAGGCCTTCGGTTGGCGCTCCACACTGCTCAAGCACCGCAGCAGCCACAGTGGCGAGAAGCCTCACCATTGCCCGGTGTGTGGCAAAGCCTTCGGCCATGGCTCGCTGCTGGCGCAGCACCTGCGCACGCACGGCGGCCCGCGGCCGCACAAGTGCCCGGTGTGCGCCAAGGGCTTCGGGCAGGGCTCGGCGCTGCTGAAGCACCTGCGCACGCACACGGGTGAGAGGCCGTACCCATGCCCGCAATGTGGCAAGGCCTTCGGGCAGAGCTCGGCGCTGCTGCAGCACCAGCGCACGCACACGGCCGAGCGTCCCTACCGCTGTCCCCACTGCGGCAAGGCCTTTGGCCAGAGCTCCAACCTGCAGCATCACCTGCGCACGCACACGGGCGAGCGGCCCTACGCCTGCCCCCACTGCTCCAAGGCCTTTGGGCAGAGCTCCGCGTTGCTGCAGCACCTACATGTGCATTCGGGCGAGCGCCCCTACCGCTGCCAGCTCTGCGGCAAGGCCTTCGGCCAAGCCTCTAGCCTCACCAAGCACAAGCGCGTGCACGAGGGTGCGGCTGCAGCTGCGGCTGCCGCCGCTGCCGCTGCCGGCCTGGGCCTCAGCCCCGCTTCGATGCTAAGGCCAGGGCAGGCCTCCCTCCTGGGTCCGGATGCTGTCTCAGTGCTCAGCCCTGGCCCTAGCTCTGGCCTTGACCGTGATCCTGGCTCTGGGCTGGGCTCCCTCCCCAATCCCAACCTCAAACCCACCAGTGGCTCTGGATCTAGCCCCAGCCCTGATTCTGCCCTGTCTTCTGACCCTAAGCCTGGGCACAATGCCAATTCCGACCTCCTGGCTAGCCCTGACCACAGATCTGGTCCCAGCCCCGACACAGATCCTGTGCCCAGCCCTGACTCCAACTCCAAGTCCCACCCTGACCCTGGCTCTCCCATCTGTGACACTGTCAGCCCAGCCCTCCCTACGGGCGAGAGTCCCAGGTGGGTGCAGGAGCAAGAAGCCCTGCTTGGGCCTGATGGCTAA
- the ZNF358 gene encoding zinc finger protein 358 isoform X2 produces the protein MERGAEPWSWVLETSSAGSPDFCPDPAPEAGTSTPGMRRSVLVRNPGHKGRRPDYEELDSDSEDLDPDPEELDPASEKQEPEPEDLHTVSEDVDPSYEDLEPVSEALDAEADAPGSISGIRDSDPQDLDPLSSSFDDPDVIGPVPLILDPNSDTLSPTASPDLDSLSSDLPATPEVLTAAPAVLPAPASPPRPFSCPDCGRAFRRSSGLSQHRRTHSGEKPYRCPDCGKSFSHGATLAQHRGIHTGARPYQCAACGKAFGWRSTLLKHRSSHSGEKPHHCPVCGKAFGHGSLLAQHLRTHGGPRPHKCPVCAKGFGQGSALLKHLRTHTGERPYPCPQCGKAFGQSSALLQHQRTHTAERPYRCPHCGKAFGQSSNLQHHLRTHTGERPYACPHCSKAFGQSSALLQHLHVHSGERPYRCQLCGKAFGQASSLTKHKRVHEGAAAAAAAAAAAAGLGLSPASMLRPGQASLLGPDAVSVLSPGPSSGLDRDPGSGLGSLPNPNLKPTSGSGSSPSPDSALSSDPKPGHNANSDLLASPDHRSGPSPDTDPVPSPDSNSKSHPDPGSPICDTVSPALPTGESPRWVQEQEALLGPDG, from the exons ATGGAGAGAGGGGCGGAACCATGGAGCTGGGTGCTGGAGACCTCTAGTGCTGGGTCCCCTGACTTCTGTCCAG ATCCTGCCCCAGAAGCCGGTACTTCCACACCAGGGATGAGGCGTTCCGTCTTAGTCAGGAACCCAGGCCACAAGGGCAGGAGGCCGGATTATGAAGAGCTTGACTCAGACTCAGAAGACCTAGACCCTGACCCAGAAGAGCTGGACCCGGCTTCCGAAAAGCAGGAGCCTGAGCCGGAAGACCTCCACACTGTCTCTGAGGACGTGGACCCCAGCTATGAAGATCTGGAGCCTGTCTCCGAGGCTCTGGATGCGGAGGCGGATGCTCCAGGCTCCATCTCGGGGATCCGTGACTCCGACCCCCAAGATCTCGACCCCCTGTCTTCAAGTTTCGACGACCCCGACGTCATCGGCCCGGTTCCCCTGATCCTCGACCCTAACAGCGACACCCTCAGTCCCACTGCCTCCCCAGACCTGGACTCCCTCTCCTCCGACCTCCCTGCCACCCCTGAGGTCCTGACCGCTGCCCCCGCGGTGCTCCCTGCACCTGCCAGCCCGCCCCGGCCCTTCTCCTGCCCCGACTGCGGGCGAGCCTTCCGCCGCAGCTCGGGGCTGAGCCAGCACCGCCGCACGCACAGCGGCGAGAAGCCCTACCGCTGCCCCGACTGCGGCAAATCATTCAGCCACGGCGCCACGCTGGCGCAGCACCGGGGCATCCACACTGGCGCGCGGCCCTACCAGTGCGCCGCATGCGGCAAGGCCTTCGGTTGGCGCTCCACACTGCTCAAGCACCGCAGCAGCCACAGTGGCGAGAAGCCTCACCATTGCCCGGTGTGTGGCAAAGCCTTCGGCCATGGCTCGCTGCTGGCGCAGCACCTGCGCACGCACGGCGGCCCGCGGCCGCACAAGTGCCCGGTGTGCGCCAAGGGCTTCGGGCAGGGCTCGGCGCTGCTGAAGCACCTGCGCACGCACACGGGTGAGAGGCCGTACCCATGCCCGCAATGTGGCAAGGCCTTCGGGCAGAGCTCGGCGCTGCTGCAGCACCAGCGCACGCACACGGCCGAGCGTCCCTACCGCTGTCCCCACTGCGGCAAGGCCTTTGGCCAGAGCTCCAACCTGCAGCATCACCTGCGCACGCACACGGGCGAGCGGCCCTACGCCTGCCCCCACTGCTCCAAGGCCTTTGGGCAGAGCTCCGCGTTGCTGCAGCACCTACATGTGCATTCGGGCGAGCGCCCCTACCGCTGCCAGCTCTGCGGCAAGGCCTTCGGCCAAGCCTCTAGCCTCACCAAGCACAAGCGCGTGCACGAGGGTGCGGCTGCAGCTGCGGCTGCCGCCGCTGCCGCTGCCGGCCTGGGCCTCAGCCCCGCTTCGATGCTAAGGCCAGGGCAGGCCTCCCTCCTGGGTCCGGATGCTGTCTCAGTGCTCAGCCCTGGCCCTAGCTCTGGCCTTGACCGTGATCCTGGCTCTGGGCTGGGCTCCCTCCCCAATCCCAACCTCAAACCCACCAGTGGCTCTGGATCTAGCCCCAGCCCTGATTCTGCCCTGTCTTCTGACCCTAAGCCTGGGCACAATGCCAATTCCGACCTCCTGGCTAGCCCTGACCACAGATCTGGTCCCAGCCCCGACACAGATCCTGTGCCCAGCCCTGACTCCAACTCCAAGTCCCACCCTGACCCTGGCTCTCCCATCTGTGACACTGTCAGCCCAGCCCTCCCTACGGGCGAGAGTCCCAGGTGGGTGCAGGAGCAAGAAGCCCTGCTTGGGCCTGATGGCTAA